From Sulfurovum zhangzhouensis, one genomic window encodes:
- the argJ gene encoding bifunctional glutamate N-acetyltransferase/amino-acid acetyltransferase ArgJ — protein sequence MYKIIPLDKGLENVQGFYCGSTNVGLRKNSEDGDVAFIRSEVPCDVSATFTQNKFQAAPIKHFQKYPKNFQTDFVLINAKNANAMTGDKGVEDIDALMSKLSAKIDVLNPVMSSTGVIGYRLPLDKIASAFDAFDFNGKDSNKAARAIMTTDSFKKELAFKVELENGESFNIAAICKGAGMINPAMATMLCFITTDADVPKSDMDTLLTESTEQSFNRISVDGDTSTNDTVMLLANKTSGKYHKEAFKEALEKIMFELAMMILKDGEGANKLVTFEVKGARTIEEARTASVALSNSLLVKTALFGEDPNWGRIASTIGASGIACDDEKLVIHYDDLLIYDCNNRELDKVREDKAYEIMKKESFKVTCDIGLGDGTYTSYGCDLSYEYVKINAEYRT from the coding sequence ATGTATAAAATCATACCTTTAGACAAGGGGCTGGAGAATGTTCAAGGATTTTACTGCGGATCAACCAATGTAGGATTGCGAAAAAATTCAGAAGACGGTGATGTAGCCTTTATCCGTTCAGAGGTCCCATGTGATGTTAGTGCGACCTTTACTCAAAACAAATTTCAGGCTGCACCGATCAAACACTTTCAAAAGTACCCAAAAAACTTTCAGACAGACTTTGTCCTGATCAATGCAAAAAATGCCAATGCCATGACAGGAGATAAAGGAGTTGAAGATATCGATGCCCTTATGTCAAAACTCTCGGCAAAGATTGATGTCCTTAACCCTGTTATGTCTTCAACCGGTGTCATAGGCTACCGTTTGCCTTTAGATAAGATTGCTTCAGCATTTGATGCATTTGATTTCAATGGTAAGGACTCTAACAAGGCTGCACGTGCCATCATGACCACAGATAGTTTCAAAAAAGAACTGGCTTTTAAAGTAGAGCTTGAGAATGGGGAGAGTTTTAATATCGCCGCGATCTGTAAAGGCGCAGGAATGATCAACCCTGCTATGGCTACCATGCTCTGCTTTATTACAACAGATGCTGATGTGCCTAAATCTGATATGGATACATTACTTACAGAAAGTACAGAGCAATCATTCAACCGTATCTCAGTTGATGGTGATACCTCTACAAATGATACTGTCATGCTGCTTGCGAACAAAACTTCAGGGAAATACCATAAGGAAGCGTTTAAAGAGGCTTTGGAGAAGATCATGTTCGAGCTTGCGATGATGATCCTCAAAGATGGTGAAGGTGCCAACAAACTGGTAACATTTGAGGTTAAAGGAGCAAGAACGATAGAGGAAGCACGTACTGCTAGTGTCGCACTTTCAAACTCATTACTTGTAAAAACAGCTCTCTTTGGAGAAGATCCAAATTGGGGACGTATCGCTTCAACGATAGGTGCATCCGGTATCGCATGTGATGATGAGAAACTCGTGATCCATTATGATGACTTACTTATCTATGACTGTAACAATAGAGAGCTAGATAAAGTACGTGAAGACAAAGCCTATGAAATCATGAAGAAAGAAAGCTTTAAAGTGACTTGCGATATCGGGCTCGGAGATGGTACATATACCTCTTATGGGTGTGATCTAAGCTATGAGTATGTCAAGATAAACGCAGAGTATAGAACATAA
- the rpe gene encoding ribulose-phosphate 3-epimerase → MLVAPSILSANFGELAKDVEAICEGGCDLVHVDVMDGHFVPNLTIGPVVVESVAKAATKPLDIHLMVQNNTFFVDLFAPLKPGFISFHIEEEKHPHRLIQKIRSLGIRPAIVLNPHTPPEAIEFLLEDIDMVLLMSVNPGFGGQKFIPSVIEKAKRLKELIEKRNPKCLIEVDGGVNDVNVKELEAAGVDVVVAGSYVYKHPEGVAKAIASLK, encoded by the coding sequence ATGTTAGTTGCACCGAGTATATTATCGGCAAATTTTGGAGAGTTGGCAAAGGATGTAGAGGCGATCTGTGAGGGGGGATGTGATCTTGTGCATGTGGACGTGATGGATGGGCACTTTGTTCCCAATCTTACGATCGGACCTGTTGTCGTAGAGTCTGTAGCAAAAGCTGCTACCAAACCACTTGATATTCATTTAATGGTACAGAACAATACTTTCTTTGTAGATCTTTTTGCACCATTAAAACCAGGATTTATCTCCTTTCATATAGAAGAGGAGAAACACCCGCATAGATTGATCCAGAAGATCAGATCCCTAGGGATACGTCCTGCGATTGTACTTAACCCTCATACGCCTCCCGAAGCAATCGAGTTTTTACTTGAAGATATCGACATGGTACTTTTAATGAGTGTGAATCCGGGATTTGGAGGACAGAAATTTATTCCATCTGTAATAGAAAAAGCTAAACGTTTGAAGGAACTCATTGAAAAGAGAAATCCAAAATGTCTGATCGAAGTAGATGGCGGGGTTAATGATGTGAATGTAAAAGAGTTGGAAGCTGCAGGTGTAGATGTCGTTGTAGCAGGATCTTATGTTTATAAGCATCCTGAGGGTGTAGCAAAAGCGATAGCATCATTAAAATAA
- a CDS encoding 3'-5' exonuclease produces the protein MQKVFEELTNAFRQHKGVLTPEQYEHIAIKHTTLLEDADTIFILLQASGYPISQREDESYQLDTYFTPYYEQHYCVIDIETNGSKPGDSQIIEIGAVMVKNGQIIDRFETFVECAFLPEYITKITGIEPQDLIGAPSRKEALTKLRYFMGDAVFVAHNANFDYSFLGASFERFGLGNIGNPKLCSIDLAKRTFESERYGLAYLIDFLGIDMATHHRAYSDAYCAYQVMRKSFETVPDYVRSADDLIVFSTSSRKARTKKKEEVKNSSDE, from the coding sequence ATGCAAAAGGTTTTTGAGGAACTAACCAATGCATTTCGTCAGCATAAAGGTGTCTTGACGCCAGAGCAGTATGAGCATATTGCTATCAAGCATACAACACTTTTAGAAGATGCCGATACGATCTTTATCCTTCTTCAGGCATCCGGCTATCCTATCTCACAACGAGAAGATGAGAGCTATCAGTTAGATACCTACTTCACACCTTATTATGAACAGCATTACTGTGTTATCGATATTGAGACCAATGGAAGTAAACCGGGGGATTCTCAGATCATAGAGATAGGTGCAGTGATGGTAAAAAACGGTCAGATCATCGATCGTTTTGAAACTTTTGTAGAGTGTGCTTTTTTACCGGAGTATATTACTAAAATCACTGGGATAGAACCACAAGACTTGATCGGTGCACCCAGTAGAAAAGAGGCTTTAACTAAATTACGTTACTTTATGGGTGATGCAGTATTTGTAGCACACAATGCCAACTTTGATTATAGTTTTTTGGGTGCTTCTTTTGAACGTTTTGGACTGGGTAATATAGGAAACCCAAAGCTTTGTTCGATTGATCTGGCAAAACGTACCTTTGAAAGTGAACGTTACGGTCTAGCTTATCTGATTGATTTTTTGGGTATTGATATGGCAACTCACCATAGAGCCTATAGTGATGCCTATTGTGCATACCAGGTAATGCGAAAGAGTTTTGAGACTGTACCCGACTATGTGAGAAGTGCTGATGACCTTATCGTTTTTTCAACCTCTAGCAGGAAAGCGCGTACTAAGAAAAAAGAGGAAGTGAAGAATTCATCCGATGAGTGA
- a CDS encoding YdcH family protein encodes MLHEYRDEISTLKQENAHFAKIFEKHNELDQMTTDADEGRLHLSDMELEKMKKEKLLLKDEALNMILKYRKEQQENA; translated from the coding sequence ATGCTACACGAATATAGAGATGAAATTAGCACTCTAAAGCAAGAGAATGCACACTTTGCAAAGATCTTTGAAAAACACAATGAACTTGATCAAATGACAACTGATGCAGATGAAGGAAGACTTCACCTTTCAGATATGGAACTTGAAAAAATGAAAAAAGAGAAGCTTCTTTTGAAAGATGAAGCACTCAATATGATCCTTAAGTACAGAAAAGAGCAACAAGAAAACGCTTAA
- a CDS encoding phosphoribosylanthranilate isomerase: MKNRKLRVKICGITNLRDALHAVECGADALGFVFYNQSPRYISPEAAKKIVDKLPPFVETVGLFVNEGVETIDTICKYTDISRAQIHFEVDEESLDQLNEQVLPVVRVKSPEDIKKFDHRYRLVDVHSDVYGGTGERLNLEWFKDVDCSKIILAGGLTPENIQEVKKYGFYGVDVSSGVESIKGKKDPKKVEQFIANAKGF, translated from the coding sequence GTGAAAAATAGAAAACTAAGAGTAAAGATCTGCGGTATAACTAACTTAAGAGATGCATTACATGCCGTAGAGTGCGGTGCAGATGCATTAGGGTTTGTCTTTTATAATCAGTCACCAAGATATATCAGCCCTGAAGCGGCAAAAAAGATTGTTGATAAATTGCCTCCTTTTGTTGAAACGGTAGGCTTATTTGTCAATGAAGGAGTAGAGACGATCGATACGATCTGTAAATATACTGATATTTCCCGAGCACAGATACATTTTGAAGTTGATGAAGAGTCACTAGATCAGTTGAATGAACAGGTTCTTCCGGTTGTACGGGTAAAGAGTCCGGAGGATATCAAAAAATTTGATCACAGATACCGTTTGGTGGATGTACATAGTGACGTATATGGAGGAACAGGAGAACGTCTTAATCTCGAGTGGTTCAAAGATGTAGATTGTTCGAAGATCATTTTGGCAGGCGGGTTAACCCCGGAAAACATTCAAGAAGTAAAAAAATACGGCTTTTACGGTGTTGATGTAAGTTCAGGGGTAGAGTCTATCAAAGGGAAAAAAGATCCTAAGAAAGTAGAGCAGTTTATCGCTAATGCAAAAGGTTTTTGA
- a CDS encoding potassium channel family protein — MGPIQRFKKFLNWRSAPKPHITLNDEYYSHLAPFRLPLILTVLVMLAGTMGYMIIDHFPLMDAIYQTGITFTTVGFGEIQPISDAGRIFTITLIIFGFVVFSIAVGIIAEVVKKGEFQKTAKERKMLYEIARLKQHFVVCYHNEYTIQVTKHLRANHIPFVVVDPREDLEEVAKKYHYPYFVSAEPHTEEGILKSHLSSAKGVIALADNIADNIATIASVRLYESEIHRGQPYLIIANARSSEDDQKLLKLGADKVVTATKLLAQRINAMAARPDMENLLQEFLYKQDTPLDMEEAKVSKTSWLALKKIKTARLRDVANVTIIGIRQKDDKFIPMPNGETIIMPKSKLLLIGTSEGIAKAKSLIRRKEKPEELRYV; from the coding sequence TTGGGTCCTATCCAAAGATTCAAAAAGTTTCTCAACTGGAGAAGCGCCCCAAAACCGCATATAACACTAAATGATGAATATTACAGTCATTTAGCTCCATTTAGACTCCCACTTATTCTTACTGTACTTGTAATGTTAGCCGGTACGATGGGCTATATGATCATCGACCATTTCCCTCTGATGGACGCGATTTATCAAACAGGGATCACATTTACTACAGTTGGATTTGGAGAGATCCAACCCATCTCGGATGCAGGACGTATCTTTACAATTACGTTGATTATCTTCGGCTTTGTTGTTTTCTCCATAGCCGTGGGTATCATTGCAGAGGTGGTCAAAAAAGGTGAGTTTCAAAAAACTGCTAAGGAGCGTAAAATGCTTTATGAGATCGCAAGACTAAAGCAGCATTTCGTCGTATGTTATCACAACGAATATACTATTCAGGTGACAAAACATCTTAGAGCAAACCACATTCCTTTTGTGGTGGTGGATCCAAGAGAGGATCTTGAAGAGGTAGCTAAAAAGTATCACTATCCGTACTTTGTATCTGCTGAACCGCATACTGAAGAGGGGATACTTAAATCGCACCTATCCTCAGCAAAAGGGGTCATTGCCCTAGCTGACAATATCGCTGACAATATTGCTACGATCGCTTCGGTACGCCTCTATGAAAGTGAGATTCACAGAGGACAGCCTTACCTTATCATTGCCAATGCGAGAAGCAGTGAAGATGATCAGAAACTACTTAAACTAGGTGCAGATAAAGTTGTAACAGCAACCAAACTTCTTGCACAGCGTATCAATGCGATGGCGGCACGACCGGATATGGAAAACCTGCTTCAGGAGTTTCTTTATAAGCAAGATACTCCTTTGGATATGGAAGAAGCCAAAGTCTCAAAAACCTCATGGCTGGCGCTTAAGAAAATCAAAACAGCAAGGCTGCGTGATGTTGCCAACGTAACGATCATCGGTATCCGTCAAAAAGATGACAAGTTTATTCCAATGCCTAACGGAGAGACGATCATCATGCCAAAATCTAAGCTTTTGCTTATCGGTACAAGTGAAGGGATCGCTAAAGCGAAAAGTTTGATCAGGCGTAAAGAAAAACCCGAAGAGTTAAGGTACGTTTAG
- the rpmB gene encoding 50S ribosomal protein L28 — MARRCSVSGKGPLVGYNVSHANNKTKKRQLPNLRSVKITLEDGTTKRIKVAASTLRTMRKIAAQTAAN; from the coding sequence ATGGCAAGAAGATGTTCAGTATCTGGAAAAGGTCCACTTGTTGGATATAACGTATCACACGCTAACAACAAGACAAAGAAAAGACAACTTCCAAACCTTAGATCAGTAAAGATCACACTTGAAGACGGTACAACAAAAAGAATTAAAGTTGCTGCTTCTACACTCAGAACAATGAGAAAGATAGCTGCACAAACTGCAGCTAACTAG